The following proteins come from a genomic window of Flavobacterium crocinum:
- a CDS encoding OmpA family protein — protein MSKKALYLLGIAITIILGTFLYLKFCCNCSEKITTDDTPKTVSTPVQEPNFVPFVLNGPGIEYQTNDNLKFLKNSATLIIPVSDSVISGIQKLKTFLVSNPQQKVTITGYATSDETNSTNFENLGLARANEVKNYFVSEGLSEKQFNTKGEIIGKWKMSADTLLGPANYAFDTIDSTSTSAGTDEWTALKSKINADPLILHFNTNQSKETLTTLEKQKVADIVKYTEHVKDAVVLAVGHSDNVGNRDSNIVLGQKRAEFSKNYLSKNGIDARRIETQSKGPDEPIGDNNTSEGKASNRRTVITIK, from the coding sequence ATGTCTAAAAAAGCACTTTATCTATTAGGCATTGCAATAACCATTATTTTAGGTACTTTTTTATATCTGAAATTCTGCTGCAATTGCTCTGAGAAAATTACAACGGATGATACTCCAAAAACAGTTTCAACACCTGTTCAGGAGCCTAATTTTGTTCCGTTTGTACTAAATGGTCCTGGAATTGAATATCAGACAAATGATAATCTCAAGTTCCTTAAAAACAGCGCTACTTTAATAATACCTGTCAGTGATTCTGTCATAAGTGGTATTCAAAAATTAAAGACATTCCTGGTTTCAAACCCTCAGCAAAAAGTAACGATAACGGGCTATGCAACATCAGATGAAACAAATTCTACCAATTTTGAGAATCTGGGTCTGGCAAGAGCCAACGAAGTCAAAAATTATTTTGTCTCTGAAGGATTATCAGAAAAACAATTCAACACCAAAGGAGAAATTATAGGCAAATGGAAAATGAGTGCCGACACACTTCTAGGTCCCGCAAATTATGCATTTGACACTATAGATTCTACTTCCACAAGTGCAGGAACTGATGAGTGGACTGCTTTAAAAAGTAAAATTAATGCAGATCCGTTAATTCTTCATTTTAATACCAATCAGTCCAAAGAAACTTTAACGACTCTTGAAAAACAAAAAGTTGCAGATATTGTAAAATATACCGAACATGTAAAAGACGCTGTTGTTTTAGCTGTTGGACATTCTGATAATGTTGGAAATCGTGATTCAAACATTGTTTTAGGACAAAAAAGAGCAGAATTTTCTAAAAATTATCTTTCTAAAAATGGTATTGATGCCAGAAGGATTGAAACACAATCTAAAGGACCGGATGAGCCAATTGGAGATAATAATACTTCTGAAGGAAAGGCATCAAACAGAAGGACTGTAATTACTATTAAATAA
- the menA gene encoding 1,4-dihydroxy-2-naphthoate octaprenyltransferase → MKHWIEAARLRTLPLSVSGIIVGSIYALSNPTETINTPTEVFSWKIFGFALLTTLGLQVLSNFANDYGDGVKGTDNADRVGPQRAIQSGVITPQAMKKAIIITSLLTLLSAIILIYFAFGKDNFGYSIFFLLLGIAAIVAAIKYTVGNGAYGYRGFGDVFVFIFFGLVSTLGVNFLYAKEVDPLLILPAISIGLLSVGVLNLNNMRDQESDKKAGKNTIVVQIGAANAKIYHYTLIVTAMLLVVVFAILSDYNFDQYLFILAYIPLTKHLITVYKNQDPKLLDPELKKLALSTFLLSILLTVCMISLISDIIVNLFLGGR, encoded by the coding sequence ATGAAACATTGGATTGAAGCCGCAAGATTGCGCACATTGCCTTTATCAGTTTCCGGAATTATAGTTGGAAGTATATACGCCTTATCAAATCCAACAGAAACTATTAACACACCGACAGAAGTATTCAGTTGGAAGATTTTTGGTTTCGCACTTTTAACAACATTAGGTTTACAGGTTTTATCCAATTTTGCCAATGATTATGGTGATGGAGTAAAAGGTACTGATAACGCAGATCGGGTAGGACCGCAGCGTGCTATTCAGAGTGGTGTTATTACGCCTCAAGCCATGAAAAAAGCCATTATAATTACTTCTTTACTAACTTTATTGTCTGCCATAATCTTGATTTATTTTGCTTTTGGCAAAGATAACTTTGGATATTCAATTTTCTTTTTACTATTGGGAATTGCTGCAATTGTAGCAGCTATTAAGTATACGGTTGGAAACGGAGCTTATGGTTACAGAGGATTTGGAGATGTATTCGTTTTCATTTTCTTTGGATTGGTCAGTACTTTAGGAGTGAATTTTTTATATGCGAAAGAGGTTGATCCGCTTTTGATTCTGCCAGCCATTTCAATTGGATTATTGAGTGTTGGGGTTTTGAATTTGAACAATATGCGTGATCAGGAATCGGATAAAAAAGCAGGAAAAAATACGATTGTAGTACAAATAGGCGCTGCAAATGCTAAAATTTACCATTATACTTTGATCGTTACAGCAATGCTTTTAGTAGTCGTTTTTGCTATTCTGAGCGATTACAACTTTGATCAATATTTGTTTATATTGGCTTATATTCCTTTAACTAAGCATTTAATTACAGTTTATAAAAATCAGGATCCTAAGTTGTTAGATCCGGAATTAAAAAAACTGGCGTTGAGCACTTTTTTACTTTCAATCCTACTAACCGTTTGTATGATTTCGTTGATTTCGGACATCATTGTGAACTTGTTTTTAGGCGGAAGATAG
- a CDS encoding 1,4-dihydroxy-2-naphthoyl-CoA synthase, whose product MDWITAREFEDITYKKCNGVARIAFNRPNVRNAFRPKTTSELYQAFYDAQEDTSIGVVLLSAEGPSTKDGVYSFCSGGDQNARGHQGYVGDDGQHRLNILEVQRLIRFMPKVVIAVVPGWAVGGGHSLHVVCDMTLASKEHAIFKQTDADVTSFDGGYGSAYLAKMVGQKKAREIFFLGRNYSAQEAFEMGMVNAVIPHDELEATAYEWAQEILQKSPTSIKMLKFAMNLTDDGMVGQQVFAGEATRLAYMTEEAKEGRNAFLEKRKPNFGENKWLP is encoded by the coding sequence ATGGATTGGATTACAGCCAGAGAATTTGAAGATATAACTTATAAAAAATGCAATGGAGTAGCGAGAATTGCCTTTAACAGACCAAATGTTAGAAATGCTTTCCGCCCTAAAACCACTTCAGAATTATACCAGGCTTTTTATGATGCACAAGAAGACACTTCAATTGGAGTTGTTTTACTTTCTGCTGAAGGGCCTTCAACAAAAGACGGAGTTTATTCTTTTTGCAGTGGAGGAGACCAAAATGCACGTGGACATCAGGGATATGTAGGAGATGATGGTCAGCACCGTTTAAATATACTGGAAGTACAGCGTTTAATTCGTTTTATGCCTAAAGTTGTTATTGCAGTTGTTCCGGGATGGGCAGTTGGAGGCGGACATAGTTTACACGTAGTTTGCGATATGACACTTGCCAGTAAAGAACATGCTATTTTTAAACAAACAGATGCCGACGTAACTAGTTTTGATGGAGGTTACGGATCTGCTTATTTAGCAAAAATGGTAGGTCAGAAAAAAGCTCGTGAAATCTTTTTCTTAGGTAGAAATTATTCCGCACAGGAAGCTTTTGAAATGGGAATGGTAAATGCCGTAATTCCGCACGACGAATTGGAAGCTACTGCGTACGAATGGGCACAGGAAATTCTTCAAAAGTCGCCAACTTCGATCAAAATGCTAAAATTCGCTATGAACTTAACAGATGACGGTATGGTTGGACAGCAGGTTTTTGCAGGAGAAGCAACTCGTTTAGCTTATATGACAGAAGAAGCAAAAGAAGGAAGAAATGCTTTCTTAGAAAAGAGAAAACCGAACTTTGGGGAAAATAAATGGTTGCCATAA
- the menD gene encoding 2-succinyl-5-enolpyruvyl-6-hydroxy-3-cyclohexene-1-carboxylic-acid synthase, with translation MIYPKIALAQSIIEILSAKGIINIIISPGSRNAPLTIGFAQNPNFKCYSIADERCAAFFALGIAQQTKQPTAVVCTSGSALLNYYPAFAEAFYSEIPLIVISADRPQSKIDIGDGQTIRQQNVFLNHSVFNANLTEEASEENDLKINQAIEAAILKKGPVHINAPFEEPLYETTEELSVQPKITNFISGISTKNIENSDEFVSVWNKAKRKLVLVGVNEANTIDKEIIENLASDPSIVVLTETTSNLHHPNFINSIDTLITPFDDSDFKEFNPEVLITFGGMVVSKRIKAFLRKYKPEHHWHIDTLRAYDTFGALTKHVEMQPNDFFKDLLSKTTFVESDYFENIDSVYKERLEKRKEYLSQIGFSDFKVFEKVIESLPKNSQLQVSNSSAIRYAQLIDIDESIEVFCNRGTSGIDGSTSTAIGAAVGNSKQNIFITGDISFLYDSNALWNAYIPKNFKIILVNNGGGGIFRILPGHQEKPVFNTYFETSHHLTAEHLAKMYHCNYFVANDSESLNTGIEFLYQSDDAPTILEIFTPTTENDVILKQYFKSLN, from the coding sequence ATGATTTACCCCAAAATAGCGCTTGCACAAAGCATTATCGAAATTTTATCTGCCAAAGGCATTATCAATATTATTATTTCTCCAGGATCCAGAAATGCCCCTTTAACGATTGGATTTGCTCAAAATCCTAATTTTAAATGTTATAGTATCGCAGACGAAAGATGCGCCGCTTTTTTCGCATTAGGAATCGCACAGCAAACTAAACAACCGACTGCTGTTGTTTGTACTTCAGGATCAGCTTTATTAAATTATTATCCCGCTTTCGCGGAAGCATTCTACAGTGAGATTCCTTTAATTGTAATTTCTGCTGATCGTCCACAGAGCAAAATAGATATTGGTGACGGACAAACGATTCGTCAGCAAAATGTATTTTTGAATCATTCGGTTTTTAATGCTAATCTTACGGAGGAAGCTTCAGAAGAAAATGATTTAAAAATCAATCAGGCGATTGAGGCTGCAATTCTGAAAAAAGGACCTGTACACATTAATGCGCCTTTTGAAGAACCTTTGTATGAAACTACAGAAGAACTTTCGGTTCAACCGAAAATCACCAATTTCATTTCTGGTATCAGCACAAAAAATATAGAAAATAGTGACGAATTTGTTTCTGTTTGGAATAAAGCGAAAAGAAAATTAGTTCTGGTTGGAGTTAATGAAGCGAATACAATTGACAAGGAAATTATAGAAAATTTAGCTTCAGATCCTTCAATTGTGGTACTTACAGAAACAACTTCTAATCTTCATCATCCTAATTTTATTAATAGTATTGATACTTTAATTACACCTTTTGATGATTCTGATTTTAAAGAGTTTAATCCGGAAGTTTTAATCACTTTTGGTGGAATGGTAGTTTCAAAAAGAATTAAAGCTTTTTTACGAAAATACAAACCAGAGCATCATTGGCATATTGATACTTTGCGTGCTTACGATACATTTGGAGCGTTAACGAAACATGTCGAAATGCAGCCAAATGATTTCTTTAAAGATTTACTTTCAAAAACGACATTTGTAGAAAGTGATTATTTTGAAAATATTGATTCTGTATATAAAGAAAGACTGGAAAAGAGAAAAGAATATTTAAGTCAAATTGGTTTTTCAGATTTTAAAGTTTTCGAAAAAGTGATAGAATCGCTTCCTAAAAACAGTCAGCTTCAGGTTAGTAATAGTTCCGCAATTCGTTATGCACAATTAATTGATATTGATGAATCGATTGAAGTTTTCTGCAATCGCGGCACCAGTGGAATTGACGGAAGTACATCTACAGCAATTGGTGCGGCAGTTGGGAATTCAAAACAAAATATTTTTATTACCGGCGATATCAGCTTTTTGTACGACAGTAATGCGCTTTGGAATGCTTATATTCCTAAAAACTTTAAAATTATTTTAGTAAATAATGGAGGAGGAGGAATTTTCAGAATTCTTCCGGGACATCAGGAAAAACCGGTCTTCAATACTTATTTTGAAACTTCGCATCATTTAACTGCAGAACATTTAGCTAAGATGTATCACTGTAATTATTTTGTTGCTAATGATTCAGAAAGCTTAAATACAGGTATAGAATTTCTATATCAAAGTGATGATGCTCCGACAATATTGGAGATTTTTACACCAACAACTGAAAATGATGTTATTCTAAAACAATATTTTAAGAGTTTAAATTAA
- a CDS encoding CvfB family protein, with amino-acid sequence MLEIGKYNTLTILRDTKVGLFLGNPEIDPEGVHDVLLPNKYVPKEFEIGEELIVFVYLDHEQRPVATTLVPYILLNEFALLRVNYINNVGAFMDWGMEKDILVPFKEQARPMEKGKRYLVYLYMDKQTNRLVASSKTNQFLSNDDLTVEKGEEVDLIVSHITDMGINVIINEQHKGLLYKDEVYDDSIRTGQRLRGYIKNIRPDNKIDVALQAQGVESIEPNAEKILSELRASRGFLRLNDNSHPEDIKTVLKMSKKSFKKAIGTLYKERLIEIKEDGIYLIN; translated from the coding sequence ATGCTTGAAATAGGAAAATACAATACTCTAACTATATTACGTGATACCAAAGTAGGTCTGTTTTTAGGTAATCCTGAAATTGATCCAGAAGGTGTTCACGATGTTTTATTGCCAAATAAATATGTTCCAAAAGAGTTTGAAATCGGAGAAGAATTAATCGTTTTTGTTTATCTGGATCACGAACAACGACCGGTTGCAACCACTTTAGTACCTTATATTTTATTGAATGAATTTGCTCTTTTGCGTGTAAATTATATCAATAATGTTGGGGCTTTTATGGATTGGGGAATGGAAAAAGATATTCTGGTTCCGTTCAAAGAACAAGCCCGTCCAATGGAAAAAGGCAAACGTTATTTGGTTTATTTGTACATGGACAAACAGACTAATCGTTTGGTTGCATCAAGTAAAACCAATCAGTTTTTGAGCAATGACGATTTAACAGTTGAAAAAGGAGAAGAAGTAGATTTAATCGTTTCTCATATTACCGATATGGGAATCAATGTAATTATCAACGAACAACACAAAGGTCTTTTGTACAAAGACGAAGTTTATGATGATTCTATCAGAACTGGTCAAAGATTACGTGGTTATATCAAAAACATTCGTCCTGATAACAAAATTGATGTTGCGCTTCAGGCTCAGGGAGTTGAAAGTATCGAACCGAATGCAGAAAAAATCTTAAGTGAATTAAGAGCAAGCAGAGGTTTTCTAAGGTTAAACGATAATTCCCATCCCGAAGACATCAAGACTGTTTTAAAAATGAGTAAAAAATCATTTAAAAAAGCAATTGGAACCTTATACAAAGAAAGACTTATTGAAATAAAGGAAGACGGAATTTATTTAATAAATTAA
- a CDS encoding CYTH domain-containing protein, with protein MVEIERKFLVKSDDFKNQAFTQNKIAQGYLSSVPERTVRVRIKGNKGFITIKGISQSGGMSRFEWENEIPLDEATELLKLCEKGKIEKTRYEIKSGIHVYEVDEFYGENEGLVMAEIELNSETESFEKPDWLGEEVTNDERYYNAYLSKNPFKDWQK; from the coding sequence ATGGTCGAAATAGAAAGAAAATTTCTTGTCAAATCTGACGACTTCAAAAATCAGGCTTTTACTCAGAATAAAATAGCTCAGGGATACTTGAGTTCTGTTCCGGAGCGAACTGTTAGAGTTAGAATTAAAGGGAACAAAGGATTTATAACTATAAAGGGAATAAGTCAAAGTGGCGGTATGTCCCGTTTTGAATGGGAAAATGAAATTCCGCTGGACGAAGCAACAGAACTTTTGAAATTGTGTGAGAAAGGTAAAATCGAAAAAACGCGTTACGAAATAAAATCAGGAATTCATGTGTATGAAGTAGATGAATTTTATGGCGAAAATGAAGGTTTGGTAATGGCTGAAATTGAATTAAATTCTGAAACAGAATCCTTTGAAAAGCCAGACTGGCTTGGTGAAGAAGTTACTAATGATGAAAGATATTACAATGCTTATTTGAGCAAAAATCCTTTTAAAGACTGGCAGAAATAA
- a CDS encoding metal-dependent hydrolase yields the protein MKITYYGHASLAIEVGGKNIIVDPFITGNPKASGIDINVIKADYILVTHAHGDHVLDVEAIAKNTNAVIVSNAEIATYYGNKGFNSHPMNHGGSWKFDFGKVKYVNAIHSSSFPDGTYGGNPGGFVIEGEHKNIYIAGDTALTYDMKLIPLRTELDLVILPIGDNFTMDVEDAIIASDFVECDKILGYHFDTFGYIEINHEEAIRKFFDKGKDLMLLEIGESIEL from the coding sequence ATGAAAATCACATATTACGGACATGCTTCTTTGGCAATTGAAGTAGGAGGAAAAAATATTATTGTAGATCCTTTTATTACCGGAAATCCAAAAGCTTCCGGAATTGATATTAATGTAATAAAAGCAGATTATATTTTGGTTACGCATGCACATGGCGATCACGTTTTGGATGTTGAGGCCATTGCAAAAAATACAAATGCAGTGATTGTTTCCAATGCAGAAATTGCAACTTACTACGGAAATAAAGGATTCAATTCACATCCAATGAATCACGGTGGAAGCTGGAAATTTGATTTCGGAAAAGTAAAATATGTAAACGCAATTCATTCCAGCAGTTTTCCTGACGGAACTTACGGTGGAAATCCTGGGGGTTTTGTAATTGAAGGCGAGCATAAAAACATTTACATCGCGGGAGATACCGCTTTAACTTACGACATGAAATTGATTCCGCTTCGTACAGAATTAGATTTAGTAATTCTTCCAATTGGAGATAATTTCACAATGGATGTAGAGGATGCGATTATCGCTTCAGATTTTGTAGAATGTGACAAAATTTTAGGGTATCACTTTGATACTTTCGGTTATATCGAAATTAATCATGAAGAAGCTATTCGTAAATTCTTCGATAAAGGAAAAGATTTGATGCTTTTAGAAATAGGAGAATCAATAGAATTATAA
- a CDS encoding o-succinylbenzoate synthase, protein MNASYHKYLLQFKRPSGTSRGIMTEKETWFIILEENGKKGIGECGILRGLSVDDRDDYEEKLKWACDNIHLGEKALWEALLEFPSIQFGIEMAFLSLKSENPYLLFPSDFTNNVSSININGLVWMGESAFMKQQIEDKLANGFNCIKLKIGAIDFEKELELLAFIRSHFSAEEIEIRVDANGAFSVSEALNKLIQLNQFQLHSIEQPIKKGNVKEMARLCEETPLPIALDEELIGVFSFEEKEKLLQEIKPQYIILKPSFIGGFKGTQEWISLADKYNIGWWITSALESNIGLNAIAQWTFLQNSEMPQGLGTGALYTNNIDCPLEVKNGRLWYNLDKEWQKDFF, encoded by the coding sequence ATGAACGCATCTTATCATAAATATTTATTACAATTTAAAAGGCCATCCGGAACTTCGAGAGGAATTATGACCGAAAAAGAAACCTGGTTTATAATTCTGGAAGAAAATGGTAAAAAAGGAATAGGAGAGTGTGGAATCCTTCGCGGACTAAGCGTCGATGATCGTGATGATTATGAAGAAAAACTAAAATGGGCCTGTGATAATATTCATTTAGGAGAAAAAGCACTTTGGGAAGCTTTATTAGAATTTCCATCCATTCAATTTGGCATTGAAATGGCTTTTTTATCGTTAAAGAGTGAAAATCCATATCTTTTATTTCCTTCAGATTTTACTAACAATGTGAGTTCAATCAATATAAACGGTTTGGTTTGGATGGGAGAATCTGCTTTTATGAAACAGCAAATTGAGGACAAGTTAGCTAATGGATTCAATTGCATAAAACTTAAAATTGGTGCAATCGATTTTGAAAAAGAATTGGAATTATTAGCATTTATAAGAAGTCATTTTTCAGCGGAAGAAATAGAAATTCGTGTTGATGCAAATGGAGCCTTTTCTGTAAGTGAAGCTTTAAATAAATTAATTCAATTAAATCAATTTCAATTACATAGTATTGAACAACCGATAAAAAAAGGAAATGTAAAAGAAATGGCAAGGCTTTGTGAAGAGACACCACTTCCAATTGCATTAGATGAAGAGCTTATTGGTGTATTTTCGTTTGAAGAAAAAGAAAAATTACTGCAAGAAATAAAACCACAATATATTATTTTGAAACCAAGTTTTATTGGAGGTTTTAAAGGAACACAAGAATGGATTTCATTAGCAGATAAATACAATATCGGTTGGTGGATCACTTCAGCTTTAGAAAGTAATATTGGTCTGAATGCAATAGCGCAGTGGACTTTCCTTCAAAATTCAGAAATGCCACAAGGTTTAGGAACCGGTGCATTATATACTAATAATATAGATTGTCCATTAGAAGTCAAAAATGGACGACTTTGGTATAATTTAGACAAAGAGTGGCAAAAGGATTTTTTTTAA
- a CDS encoding tetratricopeptide repeat protein, translating to MKSVAIKASSQKSTFKKIFLSLFIVVSYNVFAQKDGYWDKERATTKEIMVPARDRISIATEDLPVGTTEIVYRITLLDKNQEMANSLVSLLKAIPDPSGVSQGSAGAVFLMSKISGDDQCTYSIFTSNENAKKYVSDGKITNACYSQAEPVSKDAKRLSVNKSSCLKENISTIWFGFESKNWILSQKVVLEVVPWVDTKLNRGWNQDNKNEIISLCKTSTMAQKMANSDDFCVCILNKIMKQYRYDEFQKLLAVEKTKVYKDFGNSCYKDADISKNVFNDLRKQASSLIKTQKYNEAIPKLNTIVNEGKATALDYSSLGYCYILTKQYAKALKVLQDGEKLDDTELMVKLNLAHVYLVSNDYSAAKTIYKKYQTQNVTDSLSWIEKTKLDFQTFEKAGLPSKDFEKILKLYN from the coding sequence GTGAAATCTGTGGCAATTAAGGCATCCTCACAAAAATCAACTTTCAAAAAAATATTCCTTTCTCTTTTTATTGTGGTTTCTTATAACGTTTTTGCTCAAAAAGACGGTTATTGGGACAAAGAACGAGCAACGACAAAAGAAATTATGGTTCCGGCTCGTGATAGAATCTCTATTGCGACAGAAGATTTGCCGGTTGGAACTACAGAAATCGTTTATCGAATTACACTTTTAGATAAAAATCAGGAAATGGCTAATAGCCTGGTTTCTTTATTAAAAGCAATTCCTGATCCGTCTGGGGTAAGTCAGGGATCGGCTGGTGCGGTTTTCTTAATGTCTAAAATTTCAGGAGACGACCAATGTACCTATTCAATTTTTACCTCAAACGAAAATGCTAAAAAGTACGTTTCTGACGGTAAAATCACGAACGCTTGTTATTCTCAGGCAGAGCCAGTTAGTAAAGACGCAAAACGTTTGTCGGTTAACAAATCATCTTGTTTAAAAGAAAACATCAGTACAATCTGGTTTGGTTTTGAAAGTAAAAACTGGATTTTAAGCCAAAAAGTAGTCTTAGAAGTAGTCCCTTGGGTTGATACTAAGCTGAACCGTGGCTGGAATCAGGATAATAAAAACGAAATCATAAGTTTGTGCAAAACGTCTACAATGGCACAAAAAATGGCTAATTCTGACGATTTTTGCGTTTGTATTTTAAACAAAATCATGAAACAATATCGTTATGATGAGTTTCAGAAACTACTGGCTGTTGAAAAAACAAAAGTGTATAAAGATTTTGGAAATTCTTGTTACAAAGATGCTGATATCTCTAAAAATGTTTTTAATGATTTAAGAAAACAGGCGTCATCTTTAATCAAAACACAAAAATACAATGAAGCGATTCCGAAATTAAACACTATTGTTAACGAAGGAAAAGCAACCGCTTTAGATTACAGTTCTCTGGGATATTGTTATATTCTGACCAAACAATATGCAAAAGCATTAAAAGTACTTCAGGACGGAGAAAAACTGGATGATACGGAACTTATGGTAAAATTGAATTTGGCTCATGTTTATTTGGTAAGCAACGATTACAGCGCTGCTAAAACTATTTATAAAAAATACCAAACACAAAATGTTACTGACAGTTTAAGCTGGATTGAGAAAACAAAACTCGATTTTCAGACCTTTGAAAAAGCAGGTTTGCCTTCAAAAGATTTTGAGAAAATCTTAAAATTATACAACTAA
- a CDS encoding thioredoxin family protein, whose protein sequence is MRFFLLLFLAVTFQTVHSQNQFVPVDIPYKTALETAKKEGKPLFVMLYADWCPHCNLMKSEVLSDPAVIDFLNKNFVCTYKNIEKEEGIALKTKFSTKSLPTFLFLDANETLIYALKGEMKKAEFLNELKYSLNPKMQLPYLEKEFMIDPSNSDKYFTYLNTLKKGKDRTELSPATHTYLNTQSDNQLVSELNWRVIANGVTDIKSREFQYVLKHQKEFAAVASQSRIDRKIESIVNELLRPLVDNLDTVNYYKQREVAKSIRLQKTDSLVFKYDLTLAERTEKWDFYKKVTLEDTEKLAWKDASFLKDIGNTYLKHINDTESLKKAIYWVNHSLELNDSYDGNLLEAKLYNKIKDKKKALEYAKEAKAFAKEMGWDSKDVDALLAELNKK, encoded by the coding sequence ATGCGTTTCTTTTTACTACTCTTTTTAGCTGTTACTTTTCAAACTGTACATTCTCAAAATCAATTTGTTCCTGTTGATATTCCGTATAAAACAGCACTGGAAACTGCCAAAAAAGAAGGAAAACCGCTTTTTGTGATGCTTTATGCAGATTGGTGTCCGCATTGTAATTTGATGAAAAGTGAAGTTTTAAGCGATCCTGCCGTAATTGATTTTCTGAACAAAAATTTTGTTTGTACTTATAAAAACATCGAAAAAGAGGAAGGAATTGCGCTAAAGACTAAATTCAGTACCAAATCACTTCCAACTTTTTTATTTTTAGACGCCAATGAAACGCTGATTTATGCCTTAAAAGGGGAAATGAAAAAAGCGGAGTTTCTAAATGAGCTTAAATATTCTTTAAATCCGAAAATGCAGCTACCGTATTTAGAAAAGGAATTCATGATTGATCCGAGTAATTCAGATAAATATTTCACTTATTTAAATACTTTAAAGAAAGGAAAAGACAGAACAGAATTATCTCCGGCAACTCATACCTATTTAAATACACAGTCTGATAATCAGTTGGTCAGCGAACTAAATTGGAGGGTTATTGCAAATGGTGTTACCGATATTAAATCAAGAGAATTTCAGTATGTTTTAAAACATCAAAAAGAGTTTGCTGCGGTTGCTTCTCAAAGTAGAATTGATCGAAAAATTGAAAGTATTGTTAATGAATTGCTTCGTCCTTTAGTAGATAATTTAGATACTGTAAACTATTATAAACAAAGAGAAGTTGCAAAATCGATTCGTTTGCAGAAAACAGATTCATTAGTTTTCAAATATGATTTAACTTTGGCAGAAAGAACTGAAAAATGGGATTTTTACAAAAAAGTCACTCTTGAAGATACTGAGAAATTGGCCTGGAAAGATGCGAGCTTTCTTAAAGATATCGGGAATACTTACTTGAAGCATATTAACGATACAGAAAGCTTAAAAAAAGCGATTTATTGGGTAAATCATTCCTTAGAATTGAATGATTCTTATGATGGAAATTTGCTTGAAGCCAAACTTTATAACAAAATAAAAGATAAAAAGAAAGCTTTAGAATACGCTAAAGAAGCCAAAGCCTTTGCTAAAGAAATGGGCTGGGATTCTAAAGATGTAGATGCATTACTGGCAGAACTAAACAAAAAATAA